The Malus domestica chromosome 10, GDT2T_hap1 genome contains a region encoding:
- the LOC103429564 gene encoding wax ester synthase/diacylglycerol acyltransferase 11-like, translating to MEFIKDDDGDYYNEPVSPTGQCLNTSVLSMSVLGVLESEVPIDESKIMSFLQDVFLHINPRFCSIMVDVDGEKQWKKVEVKLTDHVHVPIFPSGVLPPESYDLYLGDYISKVVLEKYPEDKPLWEVHIIKYPTSTAAGNLIFKLHHALGDGYSFMSAFLSCLQRADDPSLPLTFPSRRGSERKGLDNYYKSALRWVSQKLTSAFYAVKDLGWSAFVEDDRTPIRSGNSGVEFLPMDISSLIFSLDEIKLIKNKLNVTINDVTCGIVFFATRLYMQEIINNNQKSSSAASCRALVLVNTRITHGDYKPVKQMIGPNSEMPWGNRIAFMPVSMPNLTEISNPLDFVFEAQKRIKRKRSSFSVYFYNKLFEIVSKLRGHEAASRYMHNRLMKSSLMISNMIGPVEKIALADHPIKGVYFMVLGIPQDIIITIVSYMGDLRISFGTQKGFIDPQKFKSCLKNAFEMILEVTDKIPIQTKASL from the exons atggaGTTTATTAAGGATGATGATGGAGATTATTACAATGAGCCGGTGAGTCCTACTGGGCAATGCCTCAACACCTCGGTGTTATCCATGTCAGTTCTTGGTGTTTTGGAATCTGAGGTTCCAATCGATGAATCAAAGATCATGTCTTTCCTTCAGGATGTCTTCCTCCACATCAACCCACGCTTCTGCTCCATcatg GTTGACGTCGACGGAGAGAAACAATGGAAGAAGGTTGAGGTGAAGCTCACAGATCATGTTCACGTCCCTATTTTTCCCTCTGGAGTATTGCCACCTGAGTCTTACGACCTTTATCTCGGTGACTACATATCAAAAGTAGTACTGGAAAAATACCCAGAAGACAAACCACTGTGGGAAGTTCACATAATCAAATATCCAACTTCCACTGCAGCGGGTAACCTAATATTCAAGCTTCACCATGCACTTGGCGATGGCTACTCCTTCATGAGTGCTTTTCTTTCTTGTCTGCAAAGAGCTGACGATCCTTCTCTTCCTCTAACTTTTCCGTCGCGCCGAGGTTCCGAGAGAAAGGGACTTGACAATTATTATAAGAGTGCTTTGAGGTGGGTGTCTCAGAAATTGACCTCAGCTTTTTATGCTGTGAAGGATTTGGGTTGGAGCGCTTTCGTTGAAGATGATCGAACACCGATAAGATCTGGGAATTCAGGAGTTGAGTTTCTGCCAATGGATATATCAAGCTTGATATTCTCCCTTGATGAAATCAAACTAATCAAGAACAAGCTCAACGTG ACGATAAATGATGTGACATGTGGAATAGTGTTCTTTGCTACTAGACTGTACATGCAAGAGATTATTAATAATAACCAAAAATCAAGCAGCGCAGCAAGCTGCCGAGCGCTGGTGTTGGTCAATACTAGGATCACTCATGGTGATTACAAGCCGGTGAAGCAGATGATCGGACCCAATTCTGAGATGCCATGGGGGAACCGAATCGCTTTCATGCCGGTTTCCATGCCCAATTTAACTGAAATCTCGAACCCGCTGGACTTCGTCTTCGAAGCACAAAAGCGTATTAAGAGGAAGAGGAGTTCTTTTTCTGTTTATTTCTATAACAAGCTATTTGAAATTGTGAGCAAGCTTAGAGGCCATGAG GCAGCATCAAGATACATGCACAACAGACTGATGAAGTCGAGCCTCATGATATCAAATATGATAGGGCCTGTCGAGAAAATAGCTTTGGCTGATCATCCAATCAAGGGTGTATACTTTATGGTTTTAGGTATACCTCAG GACATTATCATAACAATAGTCAGTTATATGGGTGACTTGAGGATTTCCTTTGGAACTCAGAAGGGTTTTATTGATCCTCAAAAGTTCAAGTCATGCTTGAAAAATGCGTTTGAGATGATACTAGAAGTGACAGACAAAATTCCTATACAGACGAAGGCATCTCTTTAA
- the LOC139188649 gene encoding uncharacterized protein, translated as MSMPSAPHMTSLNFNNIETLTGSNYKKWKEDVEMVFGLMDLDLALREEKPAAITAESTVDHKAKFEKWERTNRMSLMIMRKAMAPLVKGGVPKQDNAKAFLAAVGEKFKESDKAETGTFLTQITSMKFDGEGSVREHILKMVDLAQKLKDLEVPMTDQFLVHMALNSLPPKYGQLKVSYNT; from the exons atgtcGATGCCCTCAG CTCCTCATATGACATCTCTCAATTTCAACAATATTGAGACTCTGACCGGTTCTAACTACAAGAAGTGGAAGGAGGATGTTGAAATGGTTTTTGGCCTTATGGATCTCGATTTGGCATTAAGGGAGGAAAAACCTGCAGCAATTACTGCAGAGAGCACTGTAGATCATAAGGCAAAGTTTGAAAAATGGGAGAGAACAAACCGAATGTCCCTGATGATAATGAGGAAGGCTATGGCTCCATTAGTTAAAGGGGGTGTTCCGAAACAAGACAATGCAAAAGCTTTCTTGGCTGCAGTTGGGGAAAAATTTAAAGAATCTGACAAGGCTGAAACTGGGACTTTTCTCACTCAAATTACCTCTATGAAATTTGATGGTGAGGGAAGTGTCAGAGAACACATTCTCAAGATGGTTGATCTTGCTCAGAAATTAAAGGATCTCGAAGTACCCATGACTGACCAGTTCTTAGTTCACATGGCCTTGAACTCATTGCCTCCAAAATATGGGCAGCTCAAGGTTTCTTATAACACTTAG
- the LOC139188342 gene encoding uncharacterized protein: protein MDAVNEKIKPLVGGTNENVELSATKGDMECRAKRKSIVDDVGFLEPDPVKTKGSGKRLKKGKEKGKCKKRVNGNLCHGCGQYGVNHDKRNCPELHNRMSNTHCL, encoded by the exons ATGGATGCTGTGAATGAGAAGATTAAGCCATTGGTTGGTGGTACCAATGAAAATGTGGAACTTTCTGCAACCAAAGGAGATATGGAATGTCGTGCAAAAAGAAAATCGATAGTAGATGATGTTGGTTTTCTTGAACCTGATCCTGTTAAGACCAAAGGATCTGGAAAAAGActtaaaaagggaaaagagaaaggaaaatgcaagaaaagggTTAATGGTAACCTTTGTCATGGGTGTGGGCAATATGGAGTTAATCATGACAAAAGAAATTGTCCGGAGCTCCACAATCG GATGAGCAACACTCATTGTCTATAG
- the LOC139188650 gene encoding protein FAR1-RELATED SEQUENCE 5-like, producing the protein MEANEMTIEVTGTDEMPIQVMEAMEANEMTIEVMGTNEMPVQVMEANEMQVPMENQLEIVAGICFFYPQVTDEFKPTIGQRFETLDEVLEFYNNYAREVGFSVRMHLSKKNKDGEITRKEFVCNKEGSNTKEWIGDEQKRRGLTKEGCKARLIVVRSKLGGYAITIFDEGHNHPMTSPRRRHLLKSHRKVTKCHKILADQLDMANIPPHKQFDILGLQVGGIENVGCTQEDLNNYQGKVRNKMKGHDGKMLHDHFLLEQERNSEFTFKIQADEEHKITQCFWADASSRQAYKLYGDVVIFDTTYNTNRYSMIFAPFMGINNHGQTIVFAGAFLSDETIDSFVWLFREFLNAMPGDAPKMIITDQDPAMTKAIPYCFPNTFHRFCTWHILDKFSSKLPAMKYRDHYLDFKACIWESETREEFDVKWMAVVSKSGLSGNGWLQSIYRIRSTWVPSYVNHVFSANCSTSQRAESGHSFLKKYVSKNNSFLEFMVKYNRALVRQRHSELKADHIDLNERPKLKCLIKMDAQMANIYTCSSYLDFQEQLWESYSYNIELTSENDSCSMFKVLPIDDEKGRVREILYEKSRDFASCSCKQFDSSGIPCSHLLAYLHRIRQFQLLPDEYILKRWTKSAKSLGTVSNVEISVDKSVLERRGKLF; encoded by the coding sequence ATGGAAGCTAATGAGATGACTATTGAAGTTACGGGAACTGATGAAATGCCTATTCAAGTTATGGAAGCTATGGAAGCTAATGAGATGACTATTGAAGTTATGGGAACTAATGAAATGCCTGTTCAAGTTATGGAAGCTAATGAAATGCAAGTTCCAATGGAAAATCAGTTAGAAATTGTAGCTGGTATTTGTTTTTTCTATCCTCAAGTAACAGATGAGTTCAAGCCTACCATAGGTCAACGTTTCGAAACATTAGACGAAGTGCTTGAATTTTACAACAATTATGCAAGGGAGGTTGGGTTTAGTGTCCGAATGCATTTAAGTAAGAAAAATAAGGATGGTGAGATCACGAGAAAGGAGTTTGTGTGCAACAAAGAGGGAAGTAATACAAAAGAATGGATTGGTGACGAACAAAAGCGTCGTGGATTAACCAAAGAGGGTTGTAAAGCAAGATTGATAGTTGTGAGATCTAAACTTGGTGGGTATGCAATCACCATATTTGACGAGGGTCATAATCATCCAATGACATCCCCACGAAGACGCCACTTGCTAAAGTCTCATCGCAAGGTTACTAAGTGTCATAAAATATTAGCTGATCAGCTAGACATGGCAAACATACCTCCACACAAACAATTTGACATTCTTGGATTGCAGGTAGGTGGAATTGAAAATGTTGGTTGTACACAAGAAGATTTAAATAACTATCAAGGAAAAGTGCGAAACAAGATGAAGGGGCATGATGGAAAAATGTTGCATGATCATTTTTTGCTAGAGCAAGAAAGAAATTCTGAATTCACATTCAAGATTCAAGCAGATGAAGAACACAAGATTACTCAATGTTTTTGGGCCGATGCAAGTTCTAGGCAAGCATACAAGCTTTATGGTGATGTGGTCATTTTTGACACTACATACAACACCAACCGGTATAGTATGATATTTGCCCCGTTCATGGGTATAAACAATCATGGTCAAACAATCGTTTTTGCTGGTGCCTTTCTAAGTGACGAGACGATAGATTCATTCGTTTGGTTATTTAGAGAATTTTTGAATGCCATGCCTGGTGATGCTCCAAAAATGATTATTACTGATCAAGATCCGGCAATGACAAAAGCCATTCCTTACTGTTTTCCAAACACGTTTCACAGATTCTGTACGTGGCATATTTTGGATAAGTTCTCGAGCAAGCTTCCTGCGATGAAATACAGAGATCATTATTTAGATTTCAAAGCATGTATTTGGGAGTCAGAGACTAGAGAAGAGTTTGATGTGAAATGGATGGCCGTTGTTTCAAAAAGTGGATTATCTGGTAATGGCTGGTTGCAATCGATATATAGGATTCGATCTACTTGGGTTCCATCCTATGTGAATCATGTTTTTTCTGCAAATTGCTCAACTAGTCAAAGAGCTGAGAGTGGACATTCATTTCTAAAGAAATATGTTTCCAAGAACAACTCCTTCCTCGAGTTTATGGTTAAATATAATAGGGCATTGGTACGCCAACGCCATTCGGAGTTGAAGGCAGATCATATTGATTTGAACGAGAGGCCAAAACTCAAATGCCTTATTAAGATGGATGCGCAAATGGCCAATATTTATACATGTAGCTCTTACCTTGATTTTCAAGAGCAGTTGTGGGAAAGTTACAGCTATAATATTGAGCTTACAAGCGAAAATGATTCTTGCAGCATGTTTAAAGTTTTGCCCATTGATGACGAAAAGGGTAGAGTTCGTGAAATTTTGTATGAAAAATCCAGGGATTTTGCATCATGTAGCTGCAAACAATTTGATAGTTCAGGAATCCCATGCAGCCATCTTTTGGCATATTTGCATAGAATACGTCAATTTCAGTTATTGCCGGATGAATACATTTTGAAGAGATGGACTAAATCTGCAAAATCTTTAGGTACGGTTTCTAATGTGGAGATATCTGTCGACAAATCCGTACTTGAAAGGCGTGGAAAATTATTCTAA